The Pirellulales bacterium genome includes a region encoding these proteins:
- a CDS encoding glycosyltransferase codes for MSLLVVQSDPRQSSAAESSIQRWRRPRQPLRVLHVVNGEHFAGAERVQDLLALRLPEFGIETSFVCVKPNRFPAARRSAAPLYKLPMRGRFDLRPAWKLARLIRDEHFALLHTHTPRAALVGRIAARLARIPMVHHVHGQTANEVGRRWLSRFSAVVERFSLSEVKAVIAVSESAGRYIAAHGIALERVRVVSNGVPASEHLARRSPPQDHWTLGTIALFRPRKGLEPLLDALAMLRKQGAAVRLRAVGSFQTAAYERSVRNYAERLGIEGAIEWTGFSSDVNGELAKLDLLVFPSLLAEGLPMVVIEAMAAGVPVIGTRVDGVADAIRDGVDGLLCDPGDATSLADAIGRIVRGEANWHSLRTSAWRRQRDVFSDRSMARGMAELYREILC; via the coding sequence AGTCCGATCCTCGGCAATCAAGCGCTGCCGAGAGTAGCATCCAGCGCTGGCGGCGACCCCGGCAGCCGCTCCGCGTGCTGCACGTCGTGAACGGCGAGCACTTTGCTGGCGCCGAACGCGTGCAGGACCTTCTCGCTCTTCGGCTGCCCGAATTCGGCATCGAAACGTCGTTCGTCTGCGTCAAGCCGAATCGGTTTCCCGCGGCGCGGCGATCGGCTGCGCCGCTCTATAAACTGCCGATGCGCGGCCGCTTCGATCTGCGGCCGGCGTGGAAGCTGGCCCGCCTGATTCGCGATGAGCACTTTGCGTTGCTCCACACGCACACGCCGCGGGCCGCGCTCGTGGGGCGAATCGCCGCCAGGCTGGCGCGGATCCCGATGGTCCATCACGTCCACGGTCAGACGGCGAACGAAGTCGGCCGACGTTGGCTCAGTCGATTCAGCGCGGTCGTCGAGCGGTTCAGCTTGTCAGAAGTCAAGGCCGTGATCGCCGTCTCGGAAAGCGCGGGGCGCTATATAGCGGCCCACGGCATCGCCTTAGAGCGCGTGCGAGTCGTGAGCAACGGAGTTCCGGCCAGCGAGCATCTCGCGCGGCGGTCGCCGCCGCAAGACCATTGGACGCTCGGCACGATCGCGCTTTTTCGCCCACGCAAGGGGCTAGAGCCGCTTCTCGATGCGCTCGCAATGCTTCGCAAACAGGGCGCGGCGGTTCGCCTCCGTGCAGTTGGATCGTTTCAAACCGCCGCCTACGAACGGAGCGTGCGCAACTATGCCGAACGCCTGGGGATTGAGGGGGCCATTGAGTGGACTGGTTTCAGTTCAGATGTCAACGGCGAGCTGGCCAAGCTGGATTTGCTCGTGTTTCCCAGCCTTCTTGCCGAGGGGCTGCCGATGGTCGTGATCGAGGCGATGGCAGCGGGCGTCCCCGTGATCGGCACTCGCGTCGACGGCGTCGCCGATGCGATCCGTGACGGCGTGGACGGCCTGCTGTGCGACCCGGGCGATGCAACCAGCCTGGCCGATGCGATTGGTCGGATCGTCCGCGGCGAAGCGAATTGGCATTCTCTGCGAACGAGCGCGTGGCGCCGCCAGCGCGACGTGTTTTCTGACCGGAGCATGGCCCGCGGGATGGCCGAACTCTATCGCGAGATTCTCTGCTGA
- a CDS encoding WecB/TagA/CpsF family glycosyltransferase: MNRVRLFGFEVDALRMREAVAQLLKWAVERDGVCRFVVTPNADHAVLFQENMKLRQAYASASLVLVDGMPLLLAAKLLRRGVPERVPGSDLVPALFSAAGEGPETRRSLRIYLLGAAPGVAERAADRIKAMWTGVDVVGCYSPPLGFERNPGENEAILARIAQSKCDVLIVGLGAPKQELWVLEHQTHIAAPVALCVGATIDFLAGEKARAPRWMRCVGLEWLHRLGSEPRRLARRYLRDAIHLPRLLWREIRGTTIRPRSPATTRTTLSRSANIE; this comes from the coding sequence ATGAATCGTGTTCGGTTATTCGGCTTTGAGGTCGATGCGCTCCGCATGCGCGAGGCGGTCGCTCAACTGTTGAAATGGGCTGTCGAGCGCGACGGCGTCTGCCGTTTCGTCGTCACGCCGAACGCGGATCACGCCGTTCTCTTTCAGGAAAACATGAAGTTGCGGCAAGCCTATGCGTCCGCGAGTCTGGTCCTCGTCGATGGCATGCCGCTGCTGTTGGCGGCCAAGCTGCTCCGCCGCGGAGTGCCCGAGCGCGTGCCGGGGAGCGATCTGGTGCCGGCCCTGTTTTCGGCGGCCGGCGAAGGCCCCGAAACGCGGCGCTCGTTGCGGATTTATCTCTTGGGCGCAGCGCCCGGCGTCGCCGAGCGTGCAGCAGACCGGATCAAAGCGATGTGGACGGGAGTGGACGTCGTCGGGTGTTACAGCCCGCCGCTCGGGTTCGAGAGGAATCCCGGGGAAAACGAGGCCATCCTGGCGCGCATTGCGCAGTCCAAGTGCGACGTATTGATCGTTGGGCTCGGCGCCCCGAAGCAGGAACTCTGGGTGCTTGAGCATCAGACGCACATTGCCGCGCCGGTCGCCCTTTGCGTGGGCGCGACGATTGATTTTCTGGCCGGCGAAAAGGCTCGGGCCCCTCGCTGGATGCGGTGCGTTGGCTTGGAATGGCTCCATCGCCTGGGGAGCGAACCGCGGCGCTTGGCCCGCCGCTACCTACGCGATGCGATCCACCTTCCGCGGCTGCTGTGGCGCGAAATCCGCGGCACAACGATTAGACCGCGTTCGCCAGCAACGACCAGGACCACGCTTTCCAGATCAGCAAATATCGAATAA